In Kitasatospora sp. NA04385, a single genomic region encodes these proteins:
- a CDS encoding FtsK/SpoIIIE domain-containing protein, whose protein sequence is MSNTPSPTLGADFLPALIRAFPAPLLYGLAILLLVMFARLLFVTGRYIASDRDTRASRRQAFWIRRRWARLSKALGLVTVDRHPTLGQAVVIDGQRRREPAIHVPRIATKCDRYGVRITVSTTPGVGLAEFQRHAEHLAEAWNCTRVSVAVDRPGYLVLRAVRTEPLAATSTAVPDGSVPADLSVWDLGRDEYAVPAVLRIAEVPGMLVGGLPGKGKSSLMNGLLSQLAPSGAVQFAVADGKVHTVEEGDYADVAERLFAFVGADLEEANALFKRLVRLRLDRSKKIREDLGVTNMWHVGPTPKWPLVVLVVDEAHTFFRDFRGSDPETKRLAALAHENARLVEELVKMGRATGFLVILITQKPTGDAIPTAIRDVCPIALSFAQRSTEAAVATLGENIRQWKDMDPSTMQHPDFVGVAVMAREGHEGFIRVRTPYVAPTDVARIAKATAHLTTDPAHLLAA, encoded by the coding sequence TTGTCGAACACCCCAAGCCCCACCCTCGGGGCTGACTTTCTGCCCGCCCTGATCCGGGCCTTCCCCGCCCCGCTGCTCTACGGCCTCGCCATCCTGTTGCTGGTGATGTTCGCCCGGCTGCTGTTCGTCACCGGCCGCTACATCGCCTCCGACCGGGACACCCGGGCGAGTCGCCGTCAGGCGTTCTGGATCCGCCGTCGCTGGGCCCGCCTGTCCAAGGCGCTCGGCCTGGTGACCGTCGACCGCCACCCCACCCTCGGACAGGCCGTCGTCATCGACGGCCAGCGACGACGCGAACCCGCGATCCACGTTCCCAGGATCGCCACGAAGTGCGACCGCTACGGCGTGCGGATCACGGTCAGCACCACCCCCGGTGTCGGCCTCGCCGAATTCCAGCGCCACGCCGAGCACTTGGCGGAAGCCTGGAACTGCACCCGGGTCTCCGTCGCCGTGGACCGCCCTGGTTACCTGGTCCTGCGAGCCGTGCGCACCGAACCCCTCGCCGCCACGAGCACCGCCGTCCCCGACGGATCGGTACCGGCCGACCTGTCGGTGTGGGACCTCGGCCGGGACGAGTACGCCGTACCCGCCGTGCTGCGCATCGCCGAAGTGCCGGGCATGCTCGTCGGCGGCCTTCCCGGCAAGGGCAAGAGCTCGCTGATGAACGGGCTGCTCTCCCAGCTCGCTCCGTCCGGCGCGGTGCAGTTCGCCGTCGCGGACGGCAAGGTCCACACGGTCGAGGAGGGCGACTACGCGGACGTGGCGGAGCGTCTGTTCGCCTTCGTCGGCGCGGACCTGGAGGAGGCGAACGCCCTTTTCAAGCGCCTCGTGCGGCTGCGCCTCGACCGTAGCAAGAAGATCCGCGAAGACCTCGGCGTGACGAACATGTGGCACGTCGGCCCCACCCCGAAGTGGCCGCTGGTCGTCCTGGTCGTGGACGAGGCCCACACCTTCTTCCGGGACTTCCGGGGCAGCGACCCGGAGACCAAGCGCCTGGCCGCCCTCGCGCACGAGAACGCCCGGCTGGTGGAGGAACTGGTCAAGATGGGCCGCGCGACCGGCTTCCTGGTCATCCTGATCACCCAGAAGCCCACCGGCGACGCGATCCCCACCGCGATCCGTGACGTGTGCCCGATCGCGCTGTCCTTCGCCCAGCGCAGCACCGAAGCCGCGGTGGCCACCCTCGGCGAGAACATCCGGCAGTGGAAGGACATGGACCCCAGCACCATGCAGCACCCCGACTTCGTCGGCGTCGCCGTCATGGCCCGCGAAGGCCACGAAGGCTTCATCCGGGTCCGCACCCCCTACGTCGCCCCCACCGACGTTGCCCGCATCGCCAAGGCCACCGCCCACCTCACCACCGACCCCGCCCACCTCCTCGCGGCCTGA
- a CDS encoding replication initiator, whose translation MTGPDPRTVPSLFTRDLIALAQRDDFDRIERSVERLAGCTQPVQLTGRTTTLDATTHEVLRHYSTDTEPLGRLLVACGNRRATRCPACSRTYAADTYHLIRAGLSGGKGSPEQVRTHPRVFATLTAPTFGPVHNRPTTRTGKPFPCRCGTLHGADHPALGTPLEPTAYDYTGAVLFNAHAGALWARFTTYLRRAVAHAAGLTTSELREHCRVSFAKVAEFQKRGLVHFHAIVRLDGPDGGTTAPPSWATPDLLTDAIRQAAERAVVTVTSDAIGERELRWGAQLDVREIARPDHTADPAAPLTDAVVVGYIAKYATKSAEGTGTIDRPLYCATCKGRGRTPTVPGLTAECRTCDGTGLAEPLADLNVASHTRQMIRTCWHLGALPDFAHLNLTKWAHMLGFRGHFSTKSRRYSTTLGNLRDARRTWQAEQARLRDNRPALDPATTLVLSDWRYLATGYTPGEELLAQTVRDNRTATQRLKREGDAA comes from the coding sequence ATGACCGGACCCGACCCCCGCACGGTCCCCTCCCTGTTCACCCGGGACCTGATCGCCCTCGCCCAGCGCGACGACTTCGACCGCATCGAACGCTCTGTGGAACGCCTCGCCGGCTGCACCCAACCCGTCCAACTGACCGGCCGCACCACCACCCTCGACGCCACCACCCACGAAGTGCTCCGGCACTACAGCACCGACACCGAACCCCTCGGCCGCCTTCTCGTCGCCTGCGGCAACCGCCGCGCCACCCGCTGCCCGGCCTGCTCCCGCACCTACGCCGCCGACACCTACCACCTGATCCGCGCCGGACTCTCCGGCGGCAAGGGCTCCCCCGAACAGGTCCGCACCCACCCCCGCGTCTTCGCCACCCTCACCGCCCCCACCTTCGGCCCCGTCCACAACCGCCCCACCACCCGCACTGGCAAACCGTTCCCCTGCCGCTGCGGCACCCTCCACGGAGCCGACCACCCCGCCCTCGGCACCCCGCTGGAGCCCACCGCCTACGACTACACCGGAGCCGTCCTCTTCAACGCCCACGCCGGAGCCCTGTGGGCCCGCTTCACCACCTACCTGCGCCGCGCCGTCGCCCACGCCGCTGGGCTCACCACCAGCGAACTGCGCGAGCATTGCCGCGTCTCCTTCGCCAAGGTCGCCGAGTTCCAAAAGCGCGGCCTGGTCCACTTCCACGCCATCGTCCGACTCGACGGCCCCGACGGCGGAACCACCGCCCCGCCCTCCTGGGCCACCCCCGACCTGCTGACCGACGCCATCCGCCAAGCCGCCGAACGCGCCGTCGTCACCGTCACCAGCGACGCCATCGGCGAACGCGAACTCCGCTGGGGCGCACAGCTCGACGTCCGCGAGATCGCCCGTCCCGACCACACCGCCGACCCCGCCGCCCCGCTCACGGACGCTGTCGTCGTCGGCTACATCGCCAAATACGCCACCAAGAGCGCGGAAGGCACCGGTACCATCGACCGCCCCCTGTACTGCGCCACCTGCAAGGGACGCGGCCGAACCCCCACCGTCCCCGGCCTCACCGCCGAGTGCCGCACCTGCGACGGGACCGGGCTCGCCGAACCCCTCGCCGACCTGAACGTTGCTTCTCATACCCGGCAGATGATCCGCACCTGCTGGCACCTCGGTGCCCTCCCCGACTTCGCCCACCTCAACCTCACCAAGTGGGCCCACATGCTCGGCTTCCGGGGCCACTTCTCCACCAAGTCCCGCCGCTACTCCACCACCCTCGGTAACCTCCGCGACGCCCGCCGCACCTGGCAGGCCGAACAGGCCCGCCTCCGCGACAACCGCCCCGCCCTCGACCCCGCCACCACCCTCGTCCTGTCCGACTGGCGCTACCTCGCCACCGGCTACACCCCCGGCGAAGAACTCCTCGCCCAGACCGTCCGCGACAACCGCACCGCCACCCAGCGCCTCAAGCGGGAAGGTGATGCGGCGTGA
- a CDS encoding recombinase family protein, translating to MKGRNSGGANRPYGWEDDKKTLRPSEHKNILEAIEKVRQMKKPSTIITEWNARGELTVTGKRWLTRTLEQILTNPRLYGARTYKGEVLLDANGDYVRGDWEAATTKEVFDSIQPLLPSPGPRVNPRDGRGHTTKYLLSPFVRCGKCTARMRGGVRDGGHVYWCRSKNHGGCGGCSRRGVEVDRYITELVIQDHERASLRAIEQLPPWDKEEDLRVVRQKITELGQQYRADNISGSTYFPLLAELESDERKLKNEQQRHEAARSLRMEAIPNLRQQWADPDFALEQRQAAVAKSLVAVVIHPTRPGSRVFDPSKIEPIWKVHDATQTT from the coding sequence AACCGGCCGTACGGCTGGGAGGACGACAAGAAGACTCTCCGTCCGTCCGAGCACAAGAACATCCTCGAAGCCATCGAGAAGGTTCGGCAGATGAAGAAGCCGTCCACGATCATCACCGAGTGGAACGCGCGCGGAGAGCTGACCGTGACCGGGAAGCGGTGGCTGACGAGGACGCTGGAGCAGATCCTCACGAACCCTCGCCTGTACGGCGCGCGGACGTACAAGGGCGAAGTCCTGCTCGACGCCAACGGCGACTACGTGCGCGGTGACTGGGAGGCAGCCACCACGAAGGAGGTGTTCGACAGCATCCAACCGCTGCTCCCCTCCCCCGGCCCCCGGGTCAACCCACGGGACGGCCGAGGCCACACCACCAAGTACCTGCTGTCCCCCTTCGTCCGCTGCGGCAAGTGCACCGCCCGCATGCGCGGCGGCGTCCGCGACGGCGGACACGTCTACTGGTGCCGCTCGAAGAACCACGGCGGTTGCGGCGGATGCTCCCGCCGTGGGGTCGAAGTGGACCGCTACATCACCGAGCTGGTGATTCAGGACCACGAGCGCGCATCCCTGCGAGCGATCGAGCAGCTTCCCCCGTGGGACAAGGAGGAGGACCTGCGGGTCGTCCGCCAGAAGATCACCGAGTTGGGGCAGCAGTACCGCGCCGACAACATCAGCGGCTCCACCTACTTCCCCCTTCTGGCCGAGCTGGAGTCGGACGAGCGGAAGTTGAAGAACGAGCAGCAGCGGCACGAGGCTGCACGGTCCCTCCGGATGGAGGCGATCCCCAACCTTCGACAGCAGTGGGCCGACCCGGACTTCGCGCTTGAACAGCGGCAGGCCGCCGTCGCGAAGAGCCTGGTCGCGGTCGTGATCCACCCGACCCGCCCCGGAAGCCGGGTGTTCGACCCAAGCAAGATCGAACCCATTTGGAAAGTACATGACGCCACACAGACGACATAG